In a genomic window of Telopea speciosissima isolate NSW1024214 ecotype Mountain lineage chromosome 5, Tspe_v1, whole genome shotgun sequence:
- the LOC122660987 gene encoding aquaporin PIP2-7-like, translating to MSKEMKEEGRAPGKDYTDPPPAPLIDMMELMKWSFYRAVIAEFIATLLFLYITVATVIGYKKSGPCNGVGLLGIAWSFGGMIFILVYCTAGISGGHINPAVTFGLFLARKVSLIRAVSYMVAQSLGAICGVGLVKAFQKHYYNSLGGGANSVASGYSKGTALGAEIIGTFVLVYTVFSATDPKRSARDSHVPVLAPLPIGFAVFMVHLATIPITGTGINPARSFGAAVIYNKDNVWDDHWIFWVGPFLGALAAAVYHQYILRAAAIKALGSFRSNRSN from the exons ATGTCGaaggaaatgaaagaagaaggaagagcacctgggaaAGACTACACAGACCCTCCACCGGCACCTCTCATTGACATGATGGAGCTCATGAAGTGGTCTTTCTACAGAGCTGTAATCGCTGAGTTCATAGCTACCCTTCTCTTCCTCTACATTACAGTAGCTACCGTCATCGGTTACAAGAAATCTGGGCCCTGTAACGGCGTTGGTCTTTTGGGTATCGCTTGGTCTTTCGGTGGCATGATCTTCATCCTTGTTTACTGCACAGCTGGAATCTCTG GTGGTCACATAAACCCGGCTGTGACGTTCGGTCTCTTCTTAGCAAGAAAGGTTTCTCTGATCAGAGCTGTGTCTTACATGGTGGCTCAGTCCTTAGGTGCTATTTGCGGAGTTGGGCTGGTGAAGGCGTTCCAGAAACACTACTACAACTctttgggaggtggtgccaaCTCAGTTGCTTCTGGGTATTCAAAGGGCACAGCTCTAGGAGCTGAGATAATCGGAACTTTCGTGCTCGTCTACACTGTCTTCTCCGCTACTGATCCTAAGAGAAGCGCACGTGACTCTCATGTCCCT GTGTTGGCCCCCTTGCCTATAGGGTTTGCAGTGTTCATGGTTCACTTAGCTACAATCCCAATTACCGGAACAGGCATCAACCCAGCCAGGAGCTTTGGCGCTGCAGTGATTTACAACAAAGATAATGTCTGGGATGATCAT TGGATCTTCTGGGTTGGACCATTTCTGGGAGCACTTGCTGCAGCAGTATACCACCAGTACATTCTTAGAGCGGCAGCCATTAAAGCTTTGGGATCATTCCGCAGCAACCGCAGcaactaa